Proteins co-encoded in one Arachis hypogaea cultivar Tifrunner chromosome 11, arahy.Tifrunner.gnm2.J5K5, whole genome shotgun sequence genomic window:
- the LOC112720640 gene encoding uncharacterized protein: MAPPTPRLVVPIELKKKPWEQKLPLHNRWHPHIPYVAEVNTGEVFRIEMVDWTGGAIKDDNSAMDIKLVDLSITHYLSGPIRIVDSDGIAAKPGDLLAVEICNLGPLAGDEWGYTGIFDRENGGGFLTDHFPSAAKAIWYFEGIYAHSPQIPGVRFPGLTHPGIIGTAPSMELLNIWNERERLVEENGVKSLKLCEVLHSRPLANLPSTKGCHLGKIPKGTVEWEKIAKEAARTIPGRENGGNCDIKNLSRGSKIYLPVFVEGANLSTGDMHFSQGDGEISFCGAIEMSGFLELKCEIIRGGMREYLTPMGPTPLHVNPIFEIGPVEPRFSEWLVFEGISVDESGRQHFLDASVAYKRATLNAIDYLSKFGYSKEQAYILLSCCPCEGRISGIVDSPNACATLAIPTAIFDQDIRPKSSKVQLGPRLVKTPDVFKCTYDGNLPTTVNLSAAFHDSN, encoded by the exons ATGGCTCCACCAACTCCAAGACTAGTTGTGCCAATAGAGCTGAAGAAGAAGCCATGGGAGCAAAAGCTTCCCCTCCATAACCGATGGCACCCTCACATACCATACGTTGCTGAAGTTAACACTGGTGAAGTGTTTAGAATAGAGATGGTGGATTGGACAGGTGGAGCTATTAAAGATGATAATTCAGCAATGGACATAAAACTTGTAGACCTTTCTATT ACCCACTATCTTAGTGGGCCAATTAGAATTGTTGACAGTGATGGTATAGCAGCAAAGCCTGGAGATCTTCTTGCCGTTGAGATATGCAACTTGGGTCCTCTGGCCGGAGATGAATGGGGGTATACAGGAATATTTGACAGAGAAAATGGAGGTGGTTTCTTGACAGACCATTTTCCTAGTGCTGCTAAAGCTATTTGGTACTTTGAGGGTATTTATGCTCATTCACCTCAGATACCAG GAGTACGATTTCCAGGGTTAACACATCCTGGAATAATTGGAACTGCACCATCAATGGAACTGCTAAATATATGGAACGAAAGAGAGAGGCTTGTTGAAGAAAATGGGGTCAAGTCTCTTAAACTATGTGAGGTTTTACACTCACGACCCTTGGCAAACTTACCATCAACAAAAGGTTGTCACCTTGGGAAG ATTCCAAAAGGCACCGTTGAATGGGAGAAGATTGCGAAAGAGGCTGCAAGAACAATACCGGGAAGAGAAAATGGAGGAAATTGTGACATAAAAAATCTTAGTAGAGGTTCAAAGATATACCTTCCAGTTTTTGTGGAAGGAGCAAATCTCAGCACCGGTGACATGCATTTCTCACAGGGTGATGGAGAGATCTCATTTTGCGGTGCCATAGAGATGAGTGGCTTCCTAGAACTTAA GTGCGAAATTATAAGGGGTGGAATGAGAGAGTACCTTACACCAATGGGGCCCACTCCACTTCATGTGAATCCAATATTTGAGATAGGCCCTGTTGAGCCAAGATTCTCAGAGTGGTTGGTTTTTGAAGGGATTAGTGTGGATGAAAGTGGGAGGCAACACTTTCTAGATGCAAGTGTTGCTTACAAGCGAGCAACACTCAATGCTATTGACTACCTATCCAAGTTTGGATACTCCAAGGAACAG GCATATATTCTTTTGTCTTGTTGCCCATGTGAAGGAAGAATATCTGGAATTGTTGATTCCCCTAATGCTTGTGCGACATTGGCCATTCCAACAGCTATATTTGACCAG GATATTCGTCCTAAAAGTAGCAAGGTGCAACTTGGACCTCGTCTTGTAAAGACACCAGATGTCTTCAAATGCACTTATGATGGAAACTTACCAACTACAGTGAACCTTAGTGCCGCATTTCATGATTCAAATTAG